The nucleotide window GTCGTCATGACTAAGAATGCGATCAGAACGAGTTGTTTCATGTTTCCCCCTGAAACAATACCGGAACCCCGTCTCTCCAATCTAGCACCGGCGCACCACTCTTGAATGGAGAATGCGTGGAAGACCCGATCATTCTCAAACTGAGCCGATCCTCCCGACGAACTTTTGGGCGATCCTGCGTCCGATGTCAGTCCAGAAATTCCGGCCCCCGGGGCATCCTGTATTCAGGGGGAAACATGGCGCGGACACTGAAGATTCTGATGCTCGCGATGCTGGGGTTGGGACTCACGGCTTGTAAGCCGGAAGGCACGACCGCGGTTCAGCGCACGGCGAACGAAAAGTCGGCGATCGCATCCGTGCACGCCGCGTACGCGCGCAAACTTCCCGGCTGCGCGGTCACTCTGGGTATTGAAAATTACTGGAAAGACCGTTTGCAAAATGACGGCGGCGCGGAAGCGCTCGACACGGCGTTGGGGGAAATCGCGAAGTCAAAACCCGCCTGCATGACCGGAGTGCACGTTCCGCTCGCCGCACGCGGAGAGACCTACGCGCCGTCAACCGATCCCGCCCTTCCCGACTACGTCATTTCGCCCGTGGATTGCCCGGGACGTCTTTTGGGACTGACGAGCGCGGGTTACGTCTGTAAACGGGCCCCGGTCGAACCCGTGACCCAAGTCGCTTCGACCGAAGGCGAATACATCGACGTCGATCCGAGCGTGTTCGAAAGCTCGAACACGCTCGGTGGGGTTCAATAATTACTTCTTTTTCGCGGCGGCGGGCTTCACGAACTTCAAGGTCATGCGGTCGCTTTCACCGATCGCCGCGTACTTCGCGCGGTCCTTGTCGCCGTCACGATACGACGGCGGCAAATTCCAAACGCCTTGGGGGTGGTCCTTCGTGTCTTTCGGATTGGCGTTGATCTCGGACTTGTTCACCAATTTGAAACCCGCCTTCTGCGCCAAGCGGATCACTTGTTTTTCGGTGACGTAGCCGTTCTTCGCCTTGGGGTCTTCTTTCTTTTTCGCGTTTTCACGATGTTCGACGACGCCCAAGATTCCGCCCGGCTTCAAGGCCTTGAAGAAGGAGTCAAACGCGGCCTGCGCCCCGTCCGCGGTCATCCAGTTGTGGACGTTACGGAAGGTCAGCACCATGTCGGCCGAACCGGCCTCCGCGATCGCGACTTGCGTCGGCGGCGCGAAGTCCGTCACGGTGATCTTGTCTTTGAGTTCGGGACGCGCGCCCACGGTCTCTTGAAATTTGCGGCCGCCCGGATAAACGCTGACCGGCGTCGCCGCGGCGATGTAGCGCCCCTGCGTCGCCAGATACGGCGCCAGGATCTCGGTGTACCATCCGCCACTCGGCGAAATCTCGATCACCGTCATGTTCGGCTGCAGGCCGAAGAAATCGAGGGTTTCTTTCGGATGGCGGAAAGAGTCGCGCTCTTTATTCACGGGCGTACGGAAGGGGCTCGCGAGCGCTTCGTCCAGCGTGGTCGGCAGAGCATAGGTTTCGACCGGGGCGGGGGTTTCCGTTTTCGGCGCGCCCGCGCAACCGACCAAGAACGCCAGGGACAAGATCCAGTACTTCATCATCGTGAACTCCTTTTCGTTTCGAGTCTGAAACGTTAACGAGGAATCCACGTGATGGCAAAAAATGAAAACGCGACGACCGAAGGGTCGTCGCGCGTCATCCAATTCACAATCTAAATCACGGACCGTTTCAATTAGCGTTCGAACTTGAGCACGTTATCGAGCGCTTGCTCGAGATCACCCAAAGTCGCGGTCGAAGGCATCGCGCACTCGATACGCAGACCCACGCTGTTATGGATGATGCTGTCGCCGTGACGCTTCAGAATCAGAACGACCTCGCCGGCTTCAAGGCGCTCGGTGTCCGCCGCGACCATCACCTGCAAACGTTCACCGGCTTCCAGTTTCGTGACCGAGTAATTCATGTTCTGTTGAGCCACGATACAACGGTCGTTCGAGAGCGCGATTTCGCGAGCACCGAGCAAAGAAATCACCTCGAGCTTACGCGACAGGGTCGCCAGTGTACGGTCATCCCAAAACGTCCGTTGGAAAATGTACGCGAGCGTCGAAGTGGTGCGTGTGCCCGTCAGGACGTTCAAACCCTGATCTTGCTTCAGCGCCCGTTTACCGCAGCGGCCGATCTCGAGCTTCACGAAGCCCTCTTCGTCGGCTTTGTTGACCGGGCGACGGTTACGCAGCTCGAAGCGGACCGTATCCGTCGAAGCGATATATTCCATCATTTGAACATCGTGTTTTTCTTCGGCGTCGACGCGCGCGCTTTCGTTCAAAATATCATCCAACGCGTCGATCGCCAGATCGGGATTCCCGGCGAAACAAACCTTGTTCGGAATGTCGCGCAGGTTGTACACGAACGCGTAATAGAAGCCCCAGAAACCGGTATTTTCGTTTTGATTGCGGCCCGCGTTCAGATCTTGACGGTAACGGGTCGAAGAGTAGCCATTGACCGAGATCCAGCCCGTTTTCTCTTGCGCGAAAGCCGGCGGCAGCGCCGCGAGAAGAGTCGAAGCCAGGGTGATTCCACCAACAATGTGACGCCAATTCAAAGTTGCCATGAGGATATTTCCTTTCAAAGTTTGGGACCGGGAAGGGCTATTGGAAGGTCCGTGCCGGAATGAATGTGCCCTGGGGATGCGTTTTTGTAGTTTTGATCTGTCAACGGGTTGGTCAGGGAACGGCCCACGGCAGCTTTTAACCCCTCCTTAAGATCTCGTATTTGACAGGAGGAGCGCTTCCGCGAGATGCCTGTGCCGATGTCTGAATCCCCTTCCGCCCCAGAGTTAGCGCAGGCCCTCGCGGTCCTGGAAAAGCTGAACGCAAGCCCCTCGGCCATGAGCGAATTGCCCACGGCTTTGCGCGAGGCCCTGATGCGTGAAGCGGGACGCTTTTCCCGGCCGGATCGCAATGAGCTTCGTCTACGCAACAAAGGGATCGACAAAGCCCGGCGCGAAAAATCCCAGGCCTCGGACCGTGAGGTCCGCCGCAGCACCGGCATCCGCGAAGCCCGCCGCGAAACGGTCTTCACCGCGCCGGAACGCCTTTTGACCGCGACGACGGTCAACGACGCGGACGACACCGGGCCCGAGCTGAGTCAGGCGCAGAAGTGTTACGTCTGCAAAGCGCCGTTCGTGAAGATCCATCACTTCTATGATTCAATGTGCGCCGAGTGCGCCGACTTGAATTACCGCAAACGTTTTCAATCGGCGGATCTACGCGGCCGCGTGGCTTTGATCACGGGTGCGCGCGTGAAGATCGGCTACCAGGCGGCGCTCATGCTCTTGCGCGCGGGCGCGCGGGTCATCGCGACGACGCGTTTTCCCGTGGACGCCGCGGAACGTTTCGCGCGCGAGAAAGACTTCGCCGCGTTCGCGGATCGTTTGAGCGTGCGGGGCCTGGATCTGCGGCATACGCCGTCGGTCGAAATCTTCGCGAACTCGATCCTGCACTCCGAATCGCGTTTGGATTTTCTGGTGAACAACGCGGCCCAAACGGTGCGGCGCCCCCCCGGATTCTACAAACATCTGCTGGCGACGGAAACGGCCGCCTTTTCTTCCCTTCGTCCCGAGGTGCGCGGCCTCTTGCGCGAACACGAAGGGTGCGTGGCGCAATTGAGTGGCGTGACCTCGACCTCGGAGAAGGCTTCCGATTCGGAAGTGGCGGCGATGCCGACGACCTGGCAATCACAGGCCGCGGCGGCGGGGCTTCACTCTTCGGCGCGTTTGTCGCAAATCCCCTACTCCCACGACCATGCCTTGGTGGCGGACGAGGTTTTCCCGCAAGGAGAACTCGACGCGGACTTGCAGCAGGTCGATCTGCGCGGCGTGAACTCGTGGCGTTTGGGTTTGTCGGATGTCGCCACGCCCGAAATGCTGGAAGTTCACCTGGTGAACGCGGTCGCGCCCTTCGTTCTGTGTTCGCGCCTGGCCCCGTTGATGAGACGTGAATCCACGGGCGATCGCCACATCGTGAACGTCAGCGCGATGGAGGGAAAGTTCACGCGCTACACGAAAACCGACCGCCACCCGCACACCAATATGGCCAAGGCCGCGCTGAACATGCTGACCCACACTTCGGCGAAGGATCTGGTGAAAGACGGGATTTACATGAACGCGGTCGACACCGGCTGGGTGACGGACGAGGATCCCGCCGAGATTTCTTTGCGTAAGCAGCGCGAGCACGACTTCCAACCGCCGCTCGACATCGTCGATGGCGCGGCCCGCATCCTGGACCCCATCTTCGATGGGCTCAATACGGGAAAACACTGGTGCGGCCAGTTTCTGAAAGACTATCGACCGACGGAGTGGTGAGGATTTTTTGACGTCCTTTTTGACGCTTTCCCGCCGAAGCGTTCCCACTCCGCCCCAAAATCGAAAATTTCGTAGGTCCTCGGCCGCAAGCGATGTTATCCTAAAGAAGTCGACGCGACCTTCGTCCGCGCCTTTTTCCGATTCTCGTTTCTTCTGTTTTGCTTCTGAACTCGCGATGTCTGCTTTTAACCGAAGGAGATTCCCGTGGCTGCTCAGATCATTTCTTTTCGCTGTACCCTTCGCAGTCGGACCGGCCAGTTGATTAGCTCGTCCGTTAGCCGCGACGTCCTGACCGATGTTCCCGGGCAAGAGGGACCGCTGCCGGGCCTGGCCCGTAAACTGGTCGATCTCAAAGAGGGCGAACTGCGCGAAATCATCGTTCCCGCGCAAGATGCTTATGGCTACTACGATCCGGAAAAGCTGATCACGATCCCCCGGCACGACGACGCACGCGCGCCCCTGCACATCGGAGACACGGTCTCGGTGGTGGATCGCGATGGAGTGGCCGGGAACTACCGGGTCGCCCGGATTTTAGGAGACGCCATCGAACTCGATGGGAATCATCCTTTGGCGGGACAGGATTTGGCTTTCGAAATCGAGGCCTTCGAAGTTCGCGATGCGACCGCCGAAGAAATCGAGGAAAGTCGCAACACTCCGGAAAAAACGGGACTGCACTAAGGCGCGGGTCTCTGGAAGCGCTTAAGGCGCTGGTTTCTGCGAAGCGCTTAAGGCGCTTCGACCAACCCGTTACAGACCGGGTGCTGCTCCATCACCGCGAGCGCTTCGTCACGGGACAGTTCGACCGAGGCCAACCAACGTCCCTGATCTTGGCGGGAAACCAAACCCGAATGGGTGACGACGTAGTTCAGGCCCGCCGCGTGAAGAAGTTCCGATCCGGGCTCTTCTTGAAGGGCGGCGACTTCGCAGACGACTTCCACTCCGTTCGGCGAAACCGCCGTCTTGTAGGCAATGCCGTCATCGTGTTCTTCGGCGCGGAACTCGGCTTCGACGCGCTCTTCACAGGCCGCGCGATCATTGAAGCTCGCGTCCGTGCAGATGCCGCTCGCGAAACCGAGCGAAGGCAGGATTGTGAAAAGGGCGAGAATGATTTTCGACACGACGTTTTTCATGCCCTTCCCTAGTGCAACCGTGACGCCCGTCCGTGATTCGAGAATTCAATCACTTCCGCTGCGCGAGGCTGTGCAACTCGTCCTGCGGCGCCCAAAAGCGGCGGGTTCGTGATTCCCGCGTGAAAAGCGTTTCTCATTCGGGAACGTCTCGATTTAAGATCGAAAAATATGACCGGCGGCGACTGGAAAGACTTTTACGGAGCGTGCATCGCGGGAAACTTTCCCGTCGTGCGTTACCACATCGACCATGGGATGAACCCCAACTACCAACATCCCGAATTCGAAGTCACCGCGCTCGTGACCGCGATCCTGAACGGTCATTCCGAAATCGCGCTCTATCTTTTGGAAAACGGCGCGGACCCCCGCCTGCGTTCGGACTTCGATCAGCTCACCCCGGAACAAGCGTCGCTGCGTCGCGAAGATACCGCCGTGCTGAGCGCCCTGCGGGACCGCGGCGCCCTCACCTGGCGCTCCTGGCTTTGGCGCTTGAAAGGACCCCGTGCTGGTTAAACTCCTGCGGGCGATCGCCGAGCGTTCGCCCACGTTCGTGATGCGGTTGTTCTTCAACCTTTACCCGCCTTACCTCGGCGCGGGCATCCAGGTGGACGAGATCTCGAAAGACCGACGTTACCTCCGGGTGCGCCTGAAGCTGCGCTTTTACAACCGCAACTACGTCGGCACGCAGTTCGGCGGCTCGATCTACTCGATGACCGACCCGCACTATATGTACTTGCTGATCAATAATTTGGGCCCCGACTACGTCGTCTGGGACAAGGCCGCGCGGATCGACTTCATCAAACCCGGCAAAACCCACCTGACGGCGGAATTCCGCATCGACCAAAAGCTTTTGGATACGATCAAAGAGCGAACCGCCACGGGCGAGAAGTATATTTTCGATTTACCGCTCACGGTTCACGACGACCAACGACAGATCGTCGCGGAGCTTTCCAAAACGCTCTACGTGCGGCGTAAAAGCCCGAAGGCCTAAAGGCAAGACCCGCGCTTTAGGGCGCTTCTTCCAGGCCGTTACAGACGGGATGCGCGTCCATGACCGCGATCGCTTCGTCTTCGCTCATCTCTTTGCGATCCAACCAGTGGCGCGAGTCGTAGCGCGAAACGTAGCCCGAGTGGGTGACGATGAAGTTACGGCCCGCGATGAAGGGAATGCCGCCGTCGCCCGTATTTTCCAGAGCGTAGACTTGGCAAACGATCTCACGGCCCGAAGGCGAAATCGCGTGCTTCCAAGCGACGCCCTCTTCCTGGGCGTCCCGGCGCATCTCGGCTTCGAGACGCTCACGGCAAGCGGTTTGATCCTCGCGACTTCCCACGAAACAGGTGTTCTGGGCCGAAGCGAACAGCGGAGAAATTGTGAATGTGGCGATGAAAGTCAGGATGGTGTTTTTCATACCCTACGGAAATTGCAACCGCCGGGCCAGGCGCGCACGCATTGGCGAAGCGGGCTAACCCGCCCCACCGACGAACCCGTCCCGCGGTGCCGTGAATCGGCACCGCCCCGGAACGGAAGTTAGATATCCGTGAAGCCGTCGCTATCGTAATTCGGCGAGCCGCCCGAAACCTTGCGCACTCCCGAAACCGGCGCACGCGCGGCGCGCTCTTTGGCCGTGAATTTCAGAACTTTCCCGGCAGGTCCCGCCCCCACCGGCGCGGTGACCGGCGTCCCCGCCGGCGCCGGCATCTGACCGCCGTGGATCCTGACTTCCAAACGGGCCACCGTCGAAGTCAAAGCCGAAGCTTGCGCGGACAGCTCTTCCGCCGACGAAGCGCACTCTTCCGAGGTCGCCGCGTTTTGCTGAGTCATCTGATCGAGCTGGTTCATGGCTTTGTTGATTTCGGCGATACCGCGCGCCTGCTCGTGGCTGGCCGAAGCGATGTCGTTCGCCATGGTCGTGACCTGACTCACGTTCCCCACGATGTCGTTCAAAGCGTCACCGCACTCACGCGCGATGCGGCTGCCGTCGATCAGGGTGGAAATCTCTTCGGCCGCGGCGCCACTCAGGCGCGCCAAGTTGCCGACTTCCTCGGCGACCACCGCGAAACCTTTGCCGTGCTCACCGGCGCGCGCCGCCTCGACCGAGGCATTGAACGACAGAAGCTCGGTCTTGTTGACGATCTCGTTGATGATTTGGGTTTTCTTCGCGATCTGCTCGACGACCTTCACGATGCCGGCAATCTCTTTGTTGCTGGCGTTGACCTGCTCCATGATCGTCGCGTTGCCTTGATCGATCCGGGTCATCGCCTCGACCATGCGGTCGACCACGACGCGGCCCTTTTCGGAGGTCTGTTCGGATTCCCGCGCCAGCGACGCCGTCGCGCCCGCGTTGTCGGTATTTTTCGTGATCATCGCGGTCATTCGCGCCCGACTCGAAGTCGGCAAAATAAAAAAACCCGCGTCACCGCGGGTTTCTATTTCGCTCAGAGGCTCATTTCCGGCGAAACTTTCTTTGGATCTGCTCCAAAGACCAGAGCGAAAAATTTGGTAGTGAGAGGCGGACTTGAACCGCCGACCTACGGATTATGATTCCGTTGCTCTAACCAGCTGAGCTACCCCACCACGGCTTTTAACGCTGCGAGTGGTTTTAGGAATTCCTGAGTCTTCTGTCAATCTTGAAGGGGCGCGTCTTACAATGTGGGAACGCTTTGGGCCGCTGCGGCTGGATTTCTCTATTGCTTGTCCCCCATGCACCTCCTAAGTTTTTGCTCCAAATCGGACCTCAAGGCTTGAGGTCCACGGATTCATATCGGAGGGAAAAGATGACTCTCAAATTGGTTTCGCTCGCGCTCGCGGGCGGTTTGCTTGTTTCTTGTTCAAAAACCAGCGTTCCGAAACGCCAAAGCACTTGGGATCAGGTCGCGGAGGTCTTCGGGCTGCAAACCGCAAACACCAGCCTCAAAGTCGTCGACGTCTTCGGGAAACCGGTCGCCGATGCCCAAATTTTGATCGGAACCGGAGTCGATCAACCCTTCGCGGAAAATTTCATCGCCACCGACGCCAACGGCAGCTTCACCGCGCCGGCCGGCTGGACCACGCCCCAGGCCGTGACCGTGAACGCTCCCGGCTACGTCCGCGCCACTTACTTCGCGCAGCTTCCGGGCGCGCAGACCTATACGCTGCGTCCGCTCGTCGGCGCGCAGAACTTGAAGCTCACCGGTCAAACCACCGGGTACAAAACCGTCGACCGTGACGGCATCGTGGACTTCGGAATCGTGATCCCTTCGCTCACGAAAGCGACGCTCTTCAATTTCGACATCTCGGCGTTCATCAGCCCCGAGACCGACGAGATCTCGATCATCGGTCGCACCATCAACATCCCGAAGAACATCGTGCTGCCGCAACAGCGCGAGTCCTACTTCTTCCCCATCGAGTTCAATAAACCGAACTACGCCCTGAACTTCCGTAGCCCCGGTGAGCGCATGATCTACGTCGCGCGCGGGACCTTCCCGCTCGACGACGTGGTGAACGAAGTGCGGAACGGCAAAGAGTTCTACGAACTCACGAACTACCTGTCGATCAAAGGCGGCGCGCTTCGTAAGCTGGATCTGCA belongs to Pseudobdellovibrionaceae bacterium and includes:
- a CDS encoding class I SAM-dependent methyltransferase; the encoded protein is MMKYWILSLAFLVGCAGAPKTETPAPVETYALPTTLDEALASPFRTPVNKERDSFRHPKETLDFFGLQPNMTVIEISPSGGWYTEILAPYLATQGRYIAAATPVSVYPGGRKFQETVGARPELKDKITVTDFAPPTQVAIAEAGSADMVLTFRNVHNWMTADGAQAAFDSFFKALKPGGILGVVEHRENAKKKEDPKAKNGYVTEKQVIRLAQKAGFKLVNKSEINANPKDTKDHPQGVWNLPPSYRDGDKDRAKYAAIGESDRMTLKFVKPAAAKKK
- a CDS encoding SDR family oxidoreductase translates to MSESPSAPELAQALAVLEKLNASPSAMSELPTALREALMREAGRFSRPDRNELRLRNKGIDKARREKSQASDREVRRSTGIREARRETVFTAPERLLTATTVNDADDTGPELSQAQKCYVCKAPFVKIHHFYDSMCAECADLNYRKRFQSADLRGRVALITGARVKIGYQAALMLLRAGARVIATTRFPVDAAERFAREKDFAAFADRLSVRGLDLRHTPSVEIFANSILHSESRLDFLVNNAAQTVRRPPGFYKHLLATETAAFSSLRPEVRGLLREHEGCVAQLSGVTSTSEKASDSEVAAMPTTWQSQAAAAGLHSSARLSQIPYSHDHALVADEVFPQGELDADLQQVDLRGVNSWRLGLSDVATPEMLEVHLVNAVAPFVLCSRLAPLMRRESTGDRHIVNVSAMEGKFTRYTKTDRHPHTNMAKAALNMLTHTSAKDLVKDGIYMNAVDTGWVTDEDPAEISLRKQREHDFQPPLDIVDGAARILDPIFDGLNTGKHWCGQFLKDYRPTEW
- a CDS encoding FKBP-type peptidyl-prolyl cis-trans isomerase, whose product is MAAQIISFRCTLRSRTGQLISSSVSRDVLTDVPGQEGPLPGLARKLVDLKEGELREIIVPAQDAYGYYDPEKLITIPRHDDARAPLHIGDTVSVVDRDGVAGNYRVARILGDAIELDGNHPLAGQDLAFEIEAFEVRDATAEEIEESRNTPEKTGLH
- a CDS encoding ankyrin repeat domain-containing protein codes for the protein MTGGDWKDFYGACIAGNFPVVRYHIDHGMNPNYQHPEFEVTALVTAILNGHSEIALYLLENGADPRLRSDFDQLTPEQASLRREDTAVLSALRDRGALTWRSWLWRLKGPRAG
- a CDS encoding DUF4442 domain-containing protein, whose product is MLVKLLRAIAERSPTFVMRLFFNLYPPYLGAGIQVDEISKDRRYLRVRLKLRFYNRNYVGTQFGGSIYSMTDPHYMYLLINNLGPDYVVWDKAARIDFIKPGKTHLTAEFRIDQKLLDTIKERTATGEKYIFDLPLTVHDDQRQIVAELSKTLYVRRKSPKA
- a CDS encoding carboxypeptidase regulatory-like domain-containing protein, encoding MTLKLVSLALAGGLLVSCSKTSVPKRQSTWDQVAEVFGLQTANTSLKVVDVFGKPVADAQILIGTGVDQPFAENFIATDANGSFTAPAGWTTPQAVTVNAPGYVRATYFAQLPGAQTYTLRPLVGAQNLKLTGQTTGYKTVDRDGIVDFGIVIPSLTKATLFNFDISAFISPETDEISIIGRTINIPKNIVLPQQRESYFFPIEFNKPNYALNFRSPGERMIYVARGTFPLDDVVNEVRNGKEFYELTNYLSIKGGALRKLDLQGDTALNLPVNELNYTGSRQVMAPAFKNDEVVLTAALAEWKGWFYPTDVKILDAGKARNLTIATGGTPSLISILKRKDEMSLTQNTDRLSAHFATFDNGVTPNFLPLMEKPKVTNAYAFDIAAVAKPAHVFEGAQFAVLSKVTQIQVAGKKLDVLENIWEVFSPNWMPATQIPQWPGENTPNGAAGKMRWEVTLTGLPSENSVQNVDLGPKWLDAASHATRASQDF